TCGATGGCGTTCTTGTAGATCAGGCGGCGGAGGGTGACCCCCGTCCCGATCCGCGAGAACTCCGAGCGGAGCCCCTTGAGCTTGAGGTCCTGCATGATCAGGGAGTTGAGCACGGTGGCGGGGTCGCTGCCCTGGGGCTCGATGAGCTTGCGTTCCAGGGCGATGTCCACGATCTCCCGGCAGGTGAGCGGTTTGCCCGATTCCTCGATGATCTTGGTTGCGGCTTCCAGGTAATTCATCCCTATTCACTTCCTGAATGGTGTTGTCGTCGACCCGCCGGCGGGCGGGCGCGCGGACTTTCGCCCGGACGGTCACGGGACCAGCTTGTACCCCTTCCCGTACACCGTGATGAGGTACCGGGGACGCTTCACGTCGTCTTCCAGCTTCTTTCGGAGCTTGACGACGAAGTTGTCCACGGTCCGGTTGCCGGCGTCGCACTCCAGGTCCCAGACCCGGCGGAAGATCCAGTCCCGGCTGAGGGCCTGGTTTGCATGGGCGTGGAGGAGCTTGAGGACCTCCACCTCGTAAAACGTCAGCGGGGTCTCGCACCCCTCCCGGGTGAGGGTGAACCGCCCCGTGTCCAGGGCCCAGGGGCCGATCCGGAGGAGGTCTCCCGCCGCGCCGCCCCCCCGCCGCCGGAGCAGCGCGCGGGCGCGGGCCAGCAGGACGGAGACGGAGAAGGGCTTGGCCACGTAGTCGTCGGCCCCGGCCTCGAAGCCCACCACGGTGTCGTGCTCCAGGGTGCGCGCCGTGAGCATCAGGACCGGTGTCCGGGGGTCGGCCGACCGGATCCTCCGGCAGACCTCGAGGCCGTCCAGGTCCGGCAGCATCAGGTCCAGGATCACCAGGTCGGGGCGCTCTTCGGCGAAGCGCTCCAGCGCCGCGCGCCCGCCGTCGGCCGTCAGGACCTCGTACCCCTCGGACTCCAGGAGGTCACGCAACCCCCGGAGCATCTCCCGCTCGTCCTCGACCACCAGCACCCTGTCCATCAAAACCCCTTGGCGACGTCCTTCTCGATGACCGCGGGGAACTCCTTCACCGGGGTCTCCCGGCGGGCCGCCTCCAGGATCCGCTCCAGCGTCTCGGCCCGCTTCCGGTCCAGGAGCCGCTCCTCGATCCCGCTCTTCACCTCGTCGAAGGGCCGCGCGCCCGACTGGCGTTCCGCCACGCGGAGGAGGTGGAAACCGTAGCGGGTCCGGACCGGGCCGGCGATCCCCCCCACGGGGGTCCGGAACACCGCCTGGTCGAACTCGGGCAGGGTCTGCCCCCGGGCGATCCAGCCCAGGTCCCCGCCCGCGGCCCGGGACCGTGCGTCCTGGGAGTGCTCCGCCGCGAGGCGGGGGAACGCCCCCGGGTCCGCCTTGAGGAGCCCGGCGATGACCTGGGCCCGGGCCGGGTCCGTCACCAGGATGTGGGCGACCCTCGCCCGGTCCACGGTGAACTCCCCGGGGTGCGCCCGGTAGTAGGCCTGGGCCTCGGCCTCGGTCACCCGGGTGTTCTGCTCGATCTCCCGCCGAAGGTAGAGCCGGGTGAGGATCTGCTCTTCCGAGAGGCGCAGGAGCCGGCGGAACTCGTCGGTCTCGGCGAGGCCGGCCCGGCGGGCCCGCTGGCCCAGGAGGAACATCTGCTCCAGCGTTTCGACGACCTTCTTCCGGGCCTGGGGGTCTTTCATCAGCCGCAGGTCCGCGGCGGGGACGTTCATCCGCACGAAGGCGTCGATCTCCGCCGCGCCGACGCGCCGGTCGCCGACCTGGAAGGCCACGGGGCCGGTGTCGCCGGCCGGTCGGCGCTCCTGGCAGCCGGCCAGGGCGAGCACGAGGAGGAGGACGGCGGCCGGGCCGGCCGCCCCGCTCCGCCCCAAACGGCGGGGGGTCGCTTGTTGTCGCATGGCGCCTCACGTTGATTCAGGCGATGTCGGGCCCCGGGAGCCGGAGCGCGGTGAAAACCGCGAAGACCCTTTCGGCTTGCTTTCGCCGAAAGGCTATACTATAACAGAACCGGCTGTGCCAGCGAAGAAAATTGTGGGGACCGACGGACAAATGGAAGACCCTTTCGTGCAAACGTGCCAGCGTCTGCGGACGTGCCGCCGCCTCGTCGTCCTGACCGGCGCCGGCATCTCCGCGGAGAGCGGGGTCCCCACCTTCCGGGGCGACGGGGGCTTGTGGCGTCAGCACCGCCCCGAGGACCTGGCGACCCCGGAGGCTTTCCGGCGGGACCCCCTCCTGGTCTGGGAGTGGTACGACTGGCGCCGCACCCTGATCGCCGGCTGCGAGCCCAACCCGGGCCACGCGGTCCTCGCCCGGTGGGAACGCCGCTTCGCGTCCTTCACCCTCGTCACCCAGAACGTGGACGGCCTTCACCGCCGCGCGGGGAACACCCGTGTCCTGGAACTGCACGGCGACATCTGGGAACTCCGGTGCCCCGCCTGCAGCCGGTCCACCCGGAACCTCGAGGTCCCCCTGCGGCCGCTTCCCCCGCGCTGCCCTTGCGGCGCCCTCCTCCGCCCCGGCGTGGTCTGGTTCGGGGAGGCCCTCCCCGAGGACACCTGGATGGCCGCCGTGAACGCCGTCCGGCAGGCGGAGGTGGTGGTGGTGGCCGGCACCTCGGGGATCGTCCAGCCGGCCGCGTCCCTGCCCCTGGTGGCCCACGCCTCCGGCGCCTGGGTGCTCGAACTCAACGTCACGCCCACCCCCCTGAGCTTCCAGGCGGATGCCCGGCTGGAGGGGCCCGCGGGGGAAAGCCTCCCCCGGATCGAGAAGGAACTGGAGACCTCATGAAGATCCTGCACTTCGACCTGACCTTCGGCTGCAGCGGGGACATGATCCTCGCCGCCCTCGTGGACCTGGGCGCCCCCCTCGAGAAGATCACCCGGGCGGTGGCCTCCCTGGTGCCCGAGGGCAACGACGTCCGGTGCTTCCCCGTCCAGCGCGGGGGGATGCGGGCCCTGCGCTTCGAGGCCCTCCCGGAGAAACCGGACCTGCGGGCGCTGCTGGCGGGCGCCCCTCCCCACGTTCACCCGCCCCACGCCCACCCCCCCGCCGGGGCCTCGGGCGCCCCCCACCCGCCGTCGCCGGGCACGGCCGGTCACGACCACGGACACGCCGGCCACCACCGGAGTTACGCCTCCATCCACCGCATGCTGGAGACCTCGCACCTCCCGGCCGCGGAGGCGAAGCTGGCCCTGGAGATCTTCCATCTCCTGGCGGAGGCGGAGGGGAAAGTCCACGGCGTCCCGCCGGAAACGGTGAAGTTCCACGAGGTGGGGGCGGTGGACTCCATCATCGACATCGTGGGGATCGCCGTCGCCCTTGACCACCTCGGCCCCGACGCCTTCACCTGCACCGCCGCCGACGTCGGCTCCGGGACGGTGGAGAGCGCCCACGGCACCCTGCCGGTCCCCGCCCCCGCCACCGCCGAACTGCTGAAGGGCTTCCCCGTCTACACCGGCCCCTTCCGCGCCGAGATGGTCACCCCGACGGGGGCCGCGGTCCTCAAGGCCCTCGTCCGCGACCCCGGACGGATGGTCCCCGGCCGGATCACCGGGATCGGCTACGGCGCGGGGTCCCGGGAACTCCCCGGGGGCGGCAACGTCCTGCGGCTCCTCCTCATGGAGCACGAGGAAACCGCCCTCTCCTCCCCTTTCGACGGGGAGGTGGACGTCCTGGAGTGCAACCTCGACGACATGACCCCCGAACTCATCGGCGACCTGGCGGGCCGGCTCCCCGCCGAGGGGGCCCTGGACGTCTTCCTCTCGCCGGTGTACATGAAGAAGTTCCGCCCCGGCTCGCTCCTGACGGTCCTTTGCCGGCCCGAGAGCACCGCGCGCCTCACGGAGGAACTCTTCCGCGCCACCAGCACCTTCGGCATCCGGTGCCACCGGGTCGGCCGCGCCGAACTGGAACGGGAGAGCCTGGACGTGGACACGCCCGCCGGCCGGGTGTCCGTCAAGATCGGCAAGCGCTACGGCCGGCCCGTCCGCTTCAGCCCCGAGTACGAGTCCTGCCGCGCCGCCTCGGAGCGGTCGGGCAAGCCGCTCA
This window of the Acidobacteriota bacterium genome carries:
- a CDS encoding response regulator transcription factor, translated to MDRVLVVEDEREMLRGLRDLLESEGYEVLTADGGRAALERFAEERPDLVILDLMLPDLDGLEVCRRIRSADPRTPVLMLTARTLEHDTVVGFEAGADDYVAKPFSVSVLLARARALLRRRGGGAAGDLLRIGPWALDTGRFTLTREGCETPLTFYEVEVLKLLHAHANQALSRDWIFRRVWDLECDAGNRTVDNFVVKLRKKLEDDVKRPRYLITVYGKGYKLVP
- the larC gene encoding nickel pincer cofactor biosynthesis protein LarC, coding for MKILHFDLTFGCSGDMILAALVDLGAPLEKITRAVASLVPEGNDVRCFPVQRGGMRALRFEALPEKPDLRALLAGAPPHVHPPHAHPPAGASGAPHPPSPGTAGHDHGHAGHHRSYASIHRMLETSHLPAAEAKLALEIFHLLAEAEGKVHGVPPETVKFHEVGAVDSIIDIVGIAVALDHLGPDAFTCTAADVGSGTVESAHGTLPVPAPATAELLKGFPVYTGPFRAEMVTPTGAAVLKALVRDPGRMVPGRITGIGYGAGSRELPGGGNVLRLLLMEHEETALSSPFDGEVDVLECNLDDMTPELIGDLAGRLPAEGALDVFLSPVYMKKFRPGSLLTVLCRPESTARLTEELFRATSTFGIRCHRVGRAELERESLDVDTPAGRVSVKIGKRYGRPVRFSPEYESCRAASERSGKPLMEIYHLAEAAARQAAGLPGDTGTGPG
- a CDS encoding peptidylprolyl isomerase, with translation MRQQATPRRLGRSGAAGPAAVLLLVLALAGCQERRPAGDTGPVAFQVGDRRVGAAEIDAFVRMNVPAADLRLMKDPQARKKVVETLEQMFLLGQRARRAGLAETDEFRRLLRLSEEQILTRLYLRREIEQNTRVTEAEAQAYYRAHPGEFTVDRARVAHILVTDPARAQVIAGLLKADPGAFPRLAAEHSQDARSRAAGGDLGWIARGQTLPEFDQAVFRTPVGGIAGPVRTRYGFHLLRVAERQSGARPFDEVKSGIEERLLDRKRAETLERILEAARRETPVKEFPAVIEKDVAKGF
- a CDS encoding NAD-dependent deacylase, which encodes MEDPFVQTCQRLRTCRRLVVLTGAGISAESGVPTFRGDGGLWRQHRPEDLATPEAFRRDPLLVWEWYDWRRTLIAGCEPNPGHAVLARWERRFASFTLVTQNVDGLHRRAGNTRVLELHGDIWELRCPACSRSTRNLEVPLRPLPPRCPCGALLRPGVVWFGEALPEDTWMAAVNAVRQAEVVVVAGTSGIVQPAASLPLVAHASGAWVLELNVTPTPLSFQADARLEGPAGESLPRIEKELETS